In a genomic window of Mycolicibacter heraklionensis:
- a CDS encoding ATP-binding protein, with protein MAGRLLERDSALATLDRCRRAAGRGRGQLVLLRGEAGVGKTTVIARFLAGLDPGTRALRGWCDGLATPRPLGPFIDMLADLPADQATSIRAAIDAGDTEAVYARLAGVVGDGNPSVCVIEDLHWADGATLDLLRYLARRIDMLPMLLVVSYRDDQIGPTHPLAVLLGDVATWATVTRIALDPLSAAAVAALAAGSGINAQALYRLTGGNSFFVTEVLAAGADALNDGGLPCSVSEAVRGRLARLSAAARETAQAAAICGPRAHPALLEAISPGATSTLSECLDAGVLVANADTVGFRHELARRATVEQIPAYQRRVLHKRAMTTLAEPPIDPDTLAALTFHAEQAGDTDAVISYGPAAAERAAKFGANRQATDLYALVLRHADTIPGEQRVIWLERHAFSSYLSGQADSAVSSLREAIALRHELEDPYQEAEDLRWLSRLLQPLGRPEEAMRSAHASLLLLENLGPSPQLAWSLINMAHIAALALDPACARYAARAKALGDQFRDPAVVIRARGYTALTTVFCTDTGWDEFEAVWREAATTPGLEEHGGIFGILIGMFAVVRGEFGRAERYLAEAAAFLDHCDLGMFQTLVAGLQALTGLARGDWMAAALAAEQILTRPGLTPQHRITPLITVALIRARRGEEPVWPLLDEALECATGSLLRLPVCAARAEAAWLAGDDEAARHAAAEILTVSGTAHAWLGGSLRRWAHLAGGRSGTDVIADTPYEREINGDWCAAAQEWALRGCPYDVAIAQLGGDIDAVEAALGVFRRLGARPAARRAQQRLAQLRGRDPDRRRKGTSADPNGLTKRQRDVLELLATGRSDAEIATALYISTKTANAHVCAVLAKLGVHNRTQAAAYAYQQPR; from the coding sequence GTGGCAGGCCGTCTGCTCGAACGCGATTCGGCACTGGCGACCCTTGATCGTTGCCGTCGAGCCGCCGGCCGAGGGCGTGGGCAGCTGGTGTTGCTGCGCGGGGAGGCCGGGGTGGGCAAGACCACGGTGATCGCCCGATTTCTCGCCGGCCTCGATCCAGGCACGCGGGCCCTGCGGGGCTGGTGCGACGGATTGGCCACCCCGCGGCCGTTGGGTCCGTTCATCGACATGCTCGCCGACCTTCCCGCGGATCAGGCGACCTCGATACGGGCGGCCATCGACGCCGGTGACACCGAGGCGGTCTACGCCCGGTTGGCCGGCGTCGTCGGCGACGGCAACCCCTCGGTCTGCGTGATCGAGGACCTGCACTGGGCCGACGGCGCCACCCTGGATCTGCTGCGTTATCTGGCCCGGCGGATCGACATGCTGCCGATGCTGCTGGTGGTGTCCTACCGCGACGACCAGATCGGCCCAACCCACCCGCTGGCAGTGCTGTTAGGTGATGTGGCGACTTGGGCGACCGTGACTCGGATCGCGCTGGACCCGCTCAGCGCCGCGGCGGTGGCCGCGTTGGCCGCCGGCAGTGGCATCAACGCCCAAGCGTTGTACCGGCTTACCGGCGGGAACTCGTTTTTCGTCACGGAGGTGTTGGCCGCCGGGGCCGATGCGCTGAACGACGGCGGCCTGCCGTGCAGCGTTTCCGAGGCGGTTCGGGGCAGGCTCGCAAGACTGTCGGCGGCTGCGCGCGAAACCGCGCAGGCGGCCGCGATCTGCGGGCCGCGGGCGCACCCCGCCCTGCTCGAGGCGATATCGCCGGGCGCGACGAGCACATTGAGCGAATGCCTAGACGCCGGGGTGCTGGTCGCCAACGCCGACACGGTGGGGTTCCGCCACGAACTGGCCCGCCGCGCCACCGTCGAGCAGATCCCCGCCTATCAGCGCCGAGTGCTGCACAAGCGGGCAATGACCACGCTGGCCGAGCCGCCGATCGATCCGGACACATTGGCGGCGCTGACATTTCACGCCGAACAGGCCGGCGACACCGACGCCGTCATCAGCTATGGCCCAGCGGCCGCCGAGCGCGCTGCGAAGTTCGGCGCCAATCGGCAAGCCACCGACCTGTATGCGCTGGTGCTGCGCCACGCCGACACCATCCCCGGCGAGCAACGGGTGATCTGGCTCGAACGGCACGCCTTCAGCAGCTACCTGAGCGGCCAGGCCGACTCTGCGGTGTCGTCGTTACGAGAGGCGATCGCGCTGCGCCACGAGTTGGAGGATCCGTATCAGGAGGCCGAGGATCTGCGCTGGCTGTCGCGCCTCCTGCAGCCACTGGGACGCCCTGAGGAAGCCATGCGGTCGGCGCACGCGTCATTACTGCTGCTCGAAAACCTCGGCCCGTCCCCGCAGTTGGCGTGGTCCCTGATCAACATGGCTCACATCGCCGCGCTTGCGTTGGACCCCGCCTGTGCCCGGTATGCGGCCCGCGCGAAAGCCCTCGGGGATCAATTCCGGGACCCCGCCGTGGTGATCCGTGCCCGTGGATACACCGCACTCACCACCGTGTTCTGTACCGACACCGGCTGGGACGAATTCGAGGCGGTATGGCGAGAGGCGGCCACAACCCCCGGGCTCGAGGAACACGGCGGAATATTCGGCATCCTCATCGGCATGTTCGCTGTCGTTCGCGGCGAATTCGGTCGCGCGGAGCGTTATCTCGCCGAAGCGGCGGCCTTCCTCGACCACTGCGACCTTGGTATGTTCCAGACCCTGGTGGCGGGGCTGCAGGCACTTACCGGCTTGGCTCGCGGCGACTGGATGGCTGCCGCGCTGGCGGCCGAGCAGATCCTGACCCGGCCTGGACTCACCCCCCAGCACCGGATCACGCCGTTGATCACCGTCGCCTTGATCCGGGCACGCCGCGGCGAGGAACCCGTCTGGCCCCTACTCGATGAGGCCCTCGAGTGTGCGACGGGCAGCCTGCTGCGCCTGCCGGTGTGCGCCGCGCGTGCCGAAGCCGCCTGGCTGGCCGGCGACGACGAGGCGGCCCGCCACGCCGCGGCCGAAATCCTCACGGTGTCCGGCACGGCGCACGCGTGGCTGGGGGGGTCCCTGCGGCGCTGGGCTCATCTGGCCGGAGGCCGATCGGGTACAGACGTCATCGCTGACACTCCCTATGAACGTGAAATCAACGGGGATTGGTGCGCGGCCGCGCAGGAGTGGGCCCTCCGTGGCTGTCCCTACGATGTCGCCATCGCTCAACTCGGCGGCGACATCGACGCCGTCGAGGCCGCGCTGGGCGTCTTCCGCCGGCTCGGCGCCCGCCCCGCGGCCCGCCGCGCTCAGCAACGCCTCGCCCAGCTGCGCGGTCGCGATCCCGACCGCCGCCGCAAAGGCACCAGCGCTGACCCGAACGGCCTCACCAAGCGCCAACGGGACGTCCTCGAACTCCTTGCCACCGGGCGCAGCGATGCCGAAATCGCCACCGCCCTCTATATCAGCACCAAAACCGCCAACGCGCACGTGTGCGCCGTCCTGGCCAAACTGGGCGTGCACAACCGCACTCAGGCCGCCGCCTACGCCTACCAACAGCCCCGGTGA
- a CDS encoding ABC transporter substrate-binding protein, with amino-acid sequence MSRPRFSTVFAVAAVALAALFGAAAVLLDGASTRSAAGATVVTVRLWDEQVATAYRQSFAAFQRAHPEIEVRVNVVSYRTYFDTLRTDVAGGGADDIFWLSDAYLAGYADSGRLMKIDAAGADWEPSVVTQFTRGGTLWGVPQLTDGGIAVYYNADLLAAAGVDPAQLARLRWDPHGVSDSLRPLLAKLTRDSAGRSAGTPGFDERRIRQWGYNAANDPQGIYLNYIGSAGGVFQRDDEFAFDNPAAVAAFGYLVQLINGDHVAPPASETNTNGDFSRNQFLAGKMALFQSGTYNLAAIAGQAGFSWGVAMLPAGPAGRVSVTNGIAAVGNAASKHPTAVREVLAWLGSYQGNEYLGRQGAAIPAVLSAQRVYFDYWAHRGIDVTPFFAVLNGPRIPAPGGGVGFPAGNQAIKPYFDEMFLGRIDVATALRRAQDAANAAASR; translated from the coding sequence GTGAGCCGGCCGCGGTTCTCCACCGTATTCGCGGTGGCGGCAGTGGCCCTGGCCGCGCTGTTCGGCGCGGCGGCGGTGCTGCTCGACGGCGCCTCGACCCGATCGGCCGCCGGCGCGACGGTGGTGACGGTACGACTGTGGGACGAACAGGTGGCAACCGCCTACCGACAGTCGTTCGCGGCGTTCCAACGCGCCCACCCCGAGATCGAAGTGCGCGTCAACGTCGTCTCCTACCGGACCTACTTCGACACGCTGCGCACCGATGTCGCCGGTGGCGGCGCCGACGACATCTTCTGGCTCTCCGACGCCTACCTGGCCGGGTACGCCGACAGCGGACGGCTGATGAAGATCGATGCGGCGGGCGCGGATTGGGAACCGTCGGTGGTCACCCAGTTCACCCGTGGCGGGACACTGTGGGGGGTGCCGCAACTGACCGACGGCGGGATCGCGGTGTACTACAACGCCGATCTGCTGGCCGCCGCGGGAGTCGATCCCGCTCAGTTGGCGAGGCTGCGCTGGGATCCCCACGGTGTGAGCGACAGCCTGCGGCCGCTGCTGGCGAAGCTCACCCGTGACAGCGCCGGGCGCAGCGCGGGCACACCGGGTTTCGACGAGCGCCGCATCCGGCAGTGGGGCTACAACGCCGCCAACGACCCGCAGGGCATCTACCTCAACTACATCGGCTCGGCCGGCGGGGTGTTCCAGCGCGACGACGAGTTCGCCTTCGACAACCCGGCCGCAGTCGCCGCCTTCGGCTACCTGGTGCAGCTGATCAACGGCGACCACGTGGCGCCACCGGCATCGGAGACCAACACCAACGGCGACTTCTCCCGTAATCAATTCCTGGCCGGGAAGATGGCACTGTTCCAGTCCGGCACCTACAACCTGGCGGCCATCGCAGGGCAGGCCGGGTTCTCCTGGGGGGTGGCGATGCTGCCGGCCGGCCCGGCCGGGCGAGTCAGCGTCACCAACGGCATCGCCGCAGTGGGCAACGCCGCTTCGAAGCACCCGACAGCAGTGCGGGAGGTCTTGGCCTGGCTCGGCAGCTATCAGGGCAACGAATACCTGGGGCGTCAGGGGGCGGCGATCCCGGCCGTGCTCAGTGCCCAACGGGTCTACTTCGACTACTGGGCGCACCGCGGGATCGACGTCACGCCGTTCTTCGCGGTGCTCAACGGTCCCCGCATCCCAGCGCCGGGCGGCGGTGTGGGATTCCCGGCCGGAAACCAGGCAATCAAGCCCTATTTCGACGAAATGTTCCTCGGCCGTATCG
- a CDS encoding carbohydrate ABC transporter permease: MSISNLVSPPKRVRASAIYALLTLGALVTLAPFGLGLLTSFTPARQFATGTPLAWPHPPTLDNYGDLGGAGFSRAAAVTTLMTAVIVLGQLSFSVLAAYAFARLEFPGRDTLFWVYVATLMVPATVTVVPLYLMMAQLGLRNTFWALVLPFVFGSPYAIFLLRQHFRAVPNDLINAARLDGANTLDVIVHVMLPASRPILVTLGLITVVSQWNNFMWPLVITSGDKWRVLTVATAALQSRYNAQWTLVMAATTVAMIPLIALFMVFQRRVVQSIVVTGIK; the protein is encoded by the coding sequence ATGTCGATCAGCAACTTAGTCAGTCCGCCCAAGCGGGTTCGCGCCTCAGCGATCTACGCGCTGTTGACGCTCGGCGCGCTGGTCACCCTGGCGCCGTTCGGGCTCGGGCTGCTGACGTCGTTCACCCCGGCTCGCCAATTCGCCACCGGCACTCCCCTGGCGTGGCCGCATCCGCCGACGCTGGACAACTATGGCGACCTCGGCGGTGCCGGATTCAGCCGGGCGGCGGCGGTCACCACGCTGATGACGGCGGTGATCGTGTTGGGACAGCTGAGTTTTTCGGTGCTGGCCGCCTATGCGTTCGCGCGGCTGGAGTTCCCGGGCCGCGACACGTTGTTCTGGGTGTATGTGGCGACCCTGATGGTGCCGGCCACCGTGACGGTGGTGCCGTTGTATCTGATGATGGCGCAGCTGGGTCTGCGGAACACGTTCTGGGCGTTGGTGTTGCCGTTCGTGTTCGGGTCTCCGTACGCGATCTTCCTGCTGCGTCAGCATTTTCGAGCCGTCCCGAATGACCTGATCAACGCCGCGCGTCTCGACGGAGCGAATACCCTGGACGTGATCGTGCACGTGATGCTGCCGGCGAGTCGGCCGATCCTGGTCACGCTGGGGTTGATCACCGTGGTCTCGCAATGGAACAACTTCATGTGGCCGCTGGTGATCACCAGCGGCGACAAGTGGCGGGTGCTCACGGTGGCGACCGCCGCCCTGCAATCCCGTTACAACGCGCAATGGACGCTGGTGATGGCGGCGACCACGGTGGCGATGATTCCGCTGATCGCGCTGTTCATGGTGTTCCAGCGCCGCGTCGTGCAGTCGATCGTCGTCACGGGGATCAAGTGA
- a CDS encoding lipoprotein LpqH, with translation MKRSVTVAAAAAAIAIVGLSGCSSGPKTEHSSVNVGGAAANAKVTIDGKDQNVSGSTVCTTMAGTVNIAIGGAATGIAAVLTDANPPEVKSVGLGNVNGVTLAYTAGTGQGSAKATKNGKEYKISGTATGIDTANPMQPVNKPFEIDVTCS, from the coding sequence GTGAAGCGTTCAGTAACGGTTGCCGCAGCGGCGGCAGCAATCGCGATCGTAGGTCTGTCCGGGTGCTCCAGCGGCCCGAAGACGGAGCACTCGTCGGTGAACGTCGGAGGCGCTGCCGCAAACGCGAAAGTCACCATCGACGGCAAAGACCAGAACGTCAGCGGCTCGACCGTGTGTACGACGATGGCCGGCACCGTCAACATCGCGATCGGCGGAGCGGCCACGGGTATCGCCGCGGTGCTCACCGACGCCAACCCGCCAGAGGTGAAGTCGGTTGGGCTGGGCAACGTCAACGGTGTGACGCTGGCATACACCGCGGGCACCGGTCAGGGCAGCGCCAAGGCGACCAAGAACGGCAAGGAATACAAGATCAGCGGCACCGCGACCGGGATCGACACGGCCAACCCGATGCAGCCGGTGAACAAGCCCTTCGAAATCGACGTGACTTGTTCTTAG